The Deltaproteobacteria bacterium genome includes the window CAAGCGCTGGTCGGCGATCGCGAAGGATGACGACAAGGTGATCCGGGAGGCCATCGGCTCGCTACGCAGCGCGCTAGTTGAAGCTCGCGCCCTCACCCGCAAGTACAGCCGCCCCCGCGGGCGCTAGCGCCCACTAGCCGGCAACCTTCGTCTCATGCGCTGCCCTGCGCTGCCCTTGCGCTGCCCCCTGAGGCTTTCAGCTCGCAGACAAAAAGTGATATAGGGCATGATCGCGAACGAGGAGGGCATCGTGAGAGCGTCACTACAGCGGGGCTTCGTTCTCGGGTTGGCGGCGCTGGCGGCAGCGTGCAGCCCTACCCGCACCATCAGTGAAGGCGTCGCCGACCGTGGCCCGGCAGTCGCCGCGGCACCGTTGCCCGAAGCCGAGCGGATGCAGATCGCCATCGGCCGCTTCACCAACGAGTCGAGCTACGGAGCCGGTCTCTTCACCGACGAATCCGGCGATCGCCTGGGCAAGCAGGCGAGCGACTTGCTGAGCAACCATCTGGTCGAAACCCAACGCTTCGTCGTTGTCGAACGGCCTGATCTCGGGCGGCTGAGAGCGGAAGCGAAGCTGATGGGCCTCTCCGAAGAGGACTTCAGGAAGAACCTGAAGGGCGTCGATGCGCTGATTCTCGGCTCGATCGCCGAGCTGGGGCGGGAGACCACCGGCCGCTCGTGGTTCTTCGGCCGCTCGAAGCAGCAGCGCGCGCGTGCCCGCGTGGTGTTGCGGTTGGCCGATCCACGCACCGGAGAGATCTTCTATACGCAAGAGGGCAGTGGCGACGCCACCATCGAAGCCGCCAGCACGCTTGGCTTCGGCGGCAGCGCGGGGTGGGACTCGACTCTGGACGGCAAGGCGATCGACGCGGCGATCGTCAACATGCTGAACAACGTCGTGCGCACTCTCGATGCCCGCCGCCCGCTCAAGGGGGCGGCCCGATGACCGCGCCGCGGCCGGGCGGTAAACCGGCGCATCCCGATCACGCACAGAGCTGGCTTTACCTGGCGCTGGCCTTCGCGTGCGTAATCGTCACCGCGGGTTGTGGTCCGACGGCCCTCTACGACTGGGGTCAGTACGAAGACAGCCTGCAGGCCAGCTACGTTGCTCACGACGAGGTCAAGGCGCAGGCCGCCCTCGAGGCGACCATCACCTCGGCGCAGCAGACCGGGCGCCGCGTTCCCCCGGGCGTGTGTGCCGAGTACGGCTTCCTGCTTTACAAGCGCGGGCAGCCCGCGCAAGCCATTCAATACTTCGAGCAGGAGGCCCGGCTGTTCCCGGAATCGAAGCCGTTGATGGACAAGTTGATCACCAAGGTTCGCCAACAGGCCGCGGCTAACATGCCGCCGTCGGCCGGGGGCGGCTCGCTGCAATGATGCCGCGGTGCATCGCTGTCGCCTTGGCTCTGCTTGGCGTGGCCGGCTGCGCCGCCAAGAAGGACTACAGCGCCTATTTCGCGCATGAGCCACGCTCGATTCTCATAGTGCCGGCGCTGAACGAAACGACCACGGTCGAGGCCCAGCCGGTGTACATGACCACGGTGTCGCGGCCGCTGGCCGAGCGCGGCTTCTATGTGTTTCCGGTCTACCTGACGGAGCTGCTCTTGCGCGACCTCGGACTGCCCGAGGCCGGCCTGGTGCACCAGCTCCCGCTCGATCGCTTCCGCGAGCATTTCGGCGCCGACGCGGTGCTGTTCGTTACCATCAAGGACTGGAGCAACCGCTACGCCGTATTGCAGACATCGACCACGGTTACCGCCGCGTTTACACTGAAGGATACTCGCACGGGCACACTGCTGTGGGAGAGCACGCAATCGGTGGCACACAATTCCGGCGACGGTGGTGGCAACTTGATCGGCATGTTGGTCGCAGCCGCCGTTACGTACGCCGTCAACGAGATGATCGAGGTCGACTACCGCCCGCTGGCGCAGCAGGCCAACACGCAGGCGTTCGTCATGCCCGGTACCGGGCTTCCGGCCGGGCCGTATCATCCTGACTTCGGCGGTGACAAAGACCGCTACTCGCGCTAGCGGGCTTCACCCGCAGCCCAAAGCCGAAAGCACCGGCTTCCTCGCGGCCCCAGCTTGACCCGTCCCCAACCCGCCGGTAGGGTCCGTGCCTATGCCGAATTGGGTTCGTGGAACGATGGTGGCGGTCGTGGCCGGTGCGTTGGTGGCGTCGCCGGCGGCCGCGCTGACTTATGCCGGGCGCGTGCGCGAGCAGGTGTTGCCGAACGGGCTCAAGCTGCTCTTGCTCGAAGAGCATAAGGCGCCGGTGGCAGTCTTCCAGGTGTGGTATCGGGTCGGCTTGCGCAACGAGACGCTCGGCCGCACCGGGCTGTCGCACCTGCTCGAACACATGATGTTCAAGGGCACGGAGAAGGTGGGGCCGGAGGAGTACTCGAAGATCATCCAGCGCAACGGCGGCAACACCAACGCCTTTACCACGCAGGACTACACCACCTACTTCGCGACCATGGCCAGTGACCGCATCGGCGTGGTCAACGAGTTGGAAGCCGACCGCATGGCGCACCTGCAATTCCAGGAGGATCTCTTCGCCCCTGAACGGCAGGTGGTCATGGAGGAGCGCCGGCTGCGCACCGACGACAGCCCGGTTGCGGCGCTGTTCGAGGCCATCAGCGCCGCCGCTTACACCGCCCACCCTTACGGCTGGCCGGTGATCGGCTGGATGGAGGACATCCGGCAGTCGAGGCTGGCCGACCTCAAAGAGTACTTCCAGCAGTACTACACCCCCAACAATGCCGTGGTGATCGTGGCCGGCGATTTCGATACCGCGCAACTGGCGGCCGCGATCGAGAAGGCATTCGGTGCTATTGCCGCCGGCAGCCCGCCGCCGCCGGTGCGGGCGGTCGAGCCGCCGCAACAGGGCGAGCGCCGCGTCACCGTGCGCCGGGAAGCGCAACTGCCTTTCGTCGGCCTTGCTTATCACGTGCCCAATCTGCACCAGCCCGACGCCGCTGCGATCGAAGTGCTGGCCGGCGTTCTGGCCGGCGGTAAGAGCGCACGGCTGTATCGGGAGCTGGTCTATCGCCGGCGCCTGGCGCGTGAGGCCAACGGCAGCTACGAGTACACCTCCAAAGACCCCGGCACCTTCACCCTCTACGCGCAACCGCTGCCGGGCAAGACCCCCGCCGAGCTGGAGAGAGCCTTGCTCGCTGAGATCAAGAAGCTGCAAAGCAAACCGCCGAGCGAGCGTGAAGTCGAGAAGGCCAAGAACGGTATCGAGGCCGGCTTCGTCTTCGCGCAAGACTCGCTCTTCTACCAGGCGTTGTTGCTCGGCCAGTACGAGATTGCCGGCGACTGGCGGCTGATAGATCAGTACCTGCCGCGGGTGCGCGCGGTGAGCGCCGAAGACGTGCGCCGGGTGGCGGCCACTTACCTGATCGCCGACAACCTCACCGCCGGCGTGCTCGATCCCTTGCCCCCACAACCCGGCAAGCGCATGGCTCCGGCGCCAGCGCCGCACGGGATGGTGCACTAATGCGCTGGACGATGGGCTTGGGTCTGGTCGCGCTGCTCGGCCTCGGCATCGGGGCGGCGCGGGCGGGAACACCCGCAGCCACTTACAGCACGCTCGGCAACGGTGTCACCCTGATCGTCTCCGAGCAGCGCAGCGTGCCGGCGGTGATGGTTCAGGTCACCTTGGATGCCGGCGCCCGGCGCGACCCGGCCGGCAAGGAGGGCGTGGCGCATCTCGCCGCTGAGTTGCTGACCGAGGGTACCGCTCGGCGCAGCGCCTCGGAGATCAGCGACGCCATCGATTTCCTCGGCGCCTCGCTGGAGTCGGCCGCGGATGCCGACATGGTCACCGTCTCACTTGCTGTGTTGAGAAAAGATCTCGACGCCGGCCTGGACTTGCTGGCCGACGTGCTGCTCCATCCGGCCTTTGCCGAAGCGGAATTGACCCGCCGCCGCGAGGCCGTGCTAGCGGGTATCCGGGCACAGGAAGACCAGCCCGGCGCGGTGGCGGGCAAGGCCTTCCAGCGCGCGCTCTTCGGTAGCGAGCCCTACGGCCATCCCGACGAAGGCACCTTGCACTCGGTGCCCAAGATCACCCGCGCCGACGTCGTGGCCTTCTACCGGCGGCACTATCGCCCGCGACAGGCATTGGTGACTGCGGTCGGCGACGTGGCCACGGCGGAAATCCAAGCCAAGCTCGAGGCCGTGCTCGGTTCCTGGGACGGCGGCCCGGCCGCAGCCTTCGACTATCCTGCGCCCCAACCGGTGGCGACATCACCGGTATTGATCGACAAGCCCCTGACCCAGGCCAACATCATCCTCGGGCACCGCGGTGTGGCGCGCGACAACCCCGACTACTACGCCCTCACGGTCATGAACTACATCCTGGGCGGCGGCGGCTTCTCTTCCCGCTTGCTCGACAATATCCGCACCCGCAGCGGCTTGGCCTACTCGGTCGGCAGCATGTTCTCGGTCAATAAGGCGGCGGGGAGTTTTCAGGTGGTAATGCAAACCAAGAATGCCTCGGCTCACGACGCCATCGCCCGTGCACGCGAGGAGATCGACCGCATCCGGCGCGAACCGGTGACCGACGATGAAATCACCGAAGCCAAACTCTATCTCACCGGCAGTTTTCCGCTGCGGCTCGATAGCAACCGCAAGATCACCGGCTTCCTCTCGCAGGTGGAGTTCTACGGCTTGGGCCGCGACTACGCCGAGACCTACCCCCAGCGCATCAACGCCGTGACCAAGGAGGAGGTCTTGCGCGTGGCGCAACTGTATCTCAAGCCCGAGCAGCTGCTGCTGGTGGTCGTCGGCAACCTGAGTGAAATCTCGTTGTCGAGTGCCGCGCAGGCACCGTGAGCCGAGCACGACCAAGAGAGGGCATCATGGCCGAAGGATCGAAGCACCGCTCTGCTAGCGATGCGCGCAAGGCGCAGCTCCTGGGCGCGGCGCAAAATGAACAGCAGCGGCTGCTGGTCGGCTGGTTGTTCGATGGCTTCGTGGCCTTGGAGCAGACCGAGTTCGGTGAGCTCGAGCCGATCGGCGTCAGCGCGCCGCTAGAGTGCCGGCGATGAACGAGCTGCCACTGCTGACGGCGAGCGAGCTGGTTGCGCTGCTGGCCAAACGCAAGCTGGGCGCGGTCGAGCTGACCGCGGCGTTTCTCGATCGCATCGAGAAGCTCGATCCGCTGATCAACAGCTACATCACGGTTACCGGCGAGCAGGCCCTGCGCCAGGCCCGCCGGCTCGATCGCGCGCGTGGCCGGCGCGGGCCGCTGCACGGCTTGCCGCTGGCGGTCAAGGACCTCTGCGCCACCCGCGGCGTACGCACCACCGCGGGCTCGAAGATCCTGGCCGACTGGGTGCCTGACTTCGAGGCCACGGCGGTGGCCCGTTGGCGCAGCGTCGGCGCCGTCGTGCTGGGCAAGCTCAACCTGCACGAGTTCGCTTACGGCGTCAGCACCGACAACCCTCACCACGGGGCCACCTGCAACCCGTGGGCGCTGGACCGCATTCCGGGCGGATCGAGCGGCGGCTCGGGCGCGGCGGTCGCGGCGTCGCTATGCGCCGGGGCGATCGGCACCGACACCGGCGGCTCGATCCGCATTCCTGCCGGCGCCTGTGGGGTGGTAGGGTTGAAGCCGACGTGGGGTCGGGTCAGCCGCTACGGCGTGGTGCCGCTGAGTTGGTCGCTCGATCACGTCGGACCGCTGGCGAAGACGGTCGAAGATGCGGCGCTGCTACTCGCGGCCATGGCGGGTGCGGATGATCATGACCCGACTTGCAGCACCCGGCGAGTTGGGAACTACCGCGCCGCCTTGAGGCAGCCGGCGCAGGGTCTGCGGGTGGGCGTGCCGCGTGAGTTCTTCTTCGACGTCGTTGGTGACGAGGTGCAAGCGGCGTTCGATGCGGCCCTGACGACACTGAAGCGGCTCGGTGTGCGCGCCCTGCCGGTGTCGCTGCCGTCGCTGTTGCAAGCGCAGCCGGCGCATCTGGCGATCATGATGGCGGAGGCTTCCGCCTATCACGCCGTCAACCTAACCCGGCGCGCGGATGACTTCGGTGCCGATGTCAGGACGTTCCTGGAAGTGGGCAGGCTGATCCCTGCCACCGCCATGATCGCGGCCCAACGCCTGCGGGCGCGGCTGGCGGCCGAATGCACGGCCGCCTTCGCGCGCGTCGATGCGCTGGTCGTACCCGGCATCGCCGTGCCGGCGCCACGGCGCAGCGACACCTTCGTCAACATCGGCAACCAAGCGCTCGACGTCGGCAGCGCCCTGTCACGCAACATGGGGCCGTTCAATCTCACCGGCCTGCCGGCCATCAGCGTGCCCTGCGGCCAAGCCCGCACGGGTCTTCCCCTTGCCTTTCAAATCGCCGGTCCGGCTTTCGCGGAGAGCACGATCCTTCGCCTGGCTCACGCCTACGAGCAGGCCACCGAGTGGCACACCCTCCGGCCGCCGCTGAAGTAGCAGAGCGGTAAGCCGCGGCCTCAGACGTGGCGCAGCACGTCCTCGGCCAGGCGCCGCATGACGTCCTCGCCGCTGAACGAGAACAGCACTTGGGAGACGCCCCACTCGCGCTGGCGGCGGCGTAGCTCGGCGACGCACTGCTCGGGCGTGCCGATCAGCGCCATCGGCGAGTGCAGCATGCCCTCGGCGGTGGTGTTGAACATCGGCGCCATGCCTTCGGCCATCATGCGAGTGGCCTCGGGCGAGTCGGTGACCACGGTGGAAAACACCATGTTGCTGATTTGGATCGCGTTGCCGTCGCGGCCGTGGCGCGCGGCCTCTTGACGCAAGAAGGCCACCTTGGCGCGAAAGCTCTCGTCGGTCAGCTTGGCCACATTCTCGAGCTTGATGTAGCCGGGCTTGCCGGCGTCGGAGATGACGTTGACGATATCGGCATGCCGCGCTGCCACCCGCAGCAAGCCTTTACCGCCGCCACCGAGCATGATCGGCGGATGCGGCTTCTGCACCGGCTTGGGCGACAGCACGGCCTCGTCGAAACGGTAGAACTCGCCGCTGAAGCTGGTGCGTTCCTTCGTCCACAGCGAGCGCATGCAGGTCAACGATTCGTCCAACATCCGCAGCCGCGGGCCGATTTCCGGAAAGGCGATGCCGGTCATTTTGAATTCGCTCTCGGTCCAGCCCGTGCCTATGCCGGCGATCAGCCGCCCGCCGCTCAAGCGGTCGAGCGACATCAGGCTCTGCGCCGTGATCGCGGGATGACGGAAAAGATTGCACAAGACCAGGTGGCCCACCCGAACCTTCTTGGTGGCCTCTGCCATCAAGGCGACCTCGATCATCG containing:
- a CDS encoding curli production assembly protein CsgG; the protein is MIANEEGIVRASLQRGFVLGLAALAAACSPTRTISEGVADRGPAVAAAPLPEAERMQIAIGRFTNESSYGAGLFTDESGDRLGKQASDLLSNHLVETQRFVVVERPDLGRLRAEAKLMGLSEEDFRKNLKGVDALILGSIAELGRETTGRSWFFGRSKQQRARARVVLRLADPRTGEIFYTQEGSGDATIEAASTLGFGGSAGWDSTLDGKAIDAAIVNMLNNVVRTLDARRPLKGAAR
- a CDS encoding DUF4810 domain-containing protein yields the protein MTAPRPGGKPAHPDHAQSWLYLALAFACVIVTAGCGPTALYDWGQYEDSLQASYVAHDEVKAQAALEATITSAQQTGRRVPPGVCAEYGFLLYKRGQPAQAIQYFEQEARLFPESKPLMDKLITKVRQQAAANMPPSAGGGSLQ
- a CDS encoding DUF799 family lipoprotein, with amino-acid sequence MPRCIAVALALLGVAGCAAKKDYSAYFAHEPRSILIVPALNETTTVEAQPVYMTTVSRPLAERGFYVFPVYLTELLLRDLGLPEAGLVHQLPLDRFREHFGADAVLFVTIKDWSNRYAVLQTSTTVTAAFTLKDTRTGTLLWESTQSVAHNSGDGGGNLIGMLVAAAVTYAVNEMIEVDYRPLAQQANTQAFVMPGTGLPAGPYHPDFGGDKDRYSR
- a CDS encoding insulinase family protein; this translates as MVAVVAGALVASPAAALTYAGRVREQVLPNGLKLLLLEEHKAPVAVFQVWYRVGLRNETLGRTGLSHLLEHMMFKGTEKVGPEEYSKIIQRNGGNTNAFTTQDYTTYFATMASDRIGVVNELEADRMAHLQFQEDLFAPERQVVMEERRLRTDDSPVAALFEAISAAAYTAHPYGWPVIGWMEDIRQSRLADLKEYFQQYYTPNNAVVIVAGDFDTAQLAAAIEKAFGAIAAGSPPPPVRAVEPPQQGERRVTVRREAQLPFVGLAYHVPNLHQPDAAAIEVLAGVLAGGKSARLYRELVYRRRLAREANGSYEYTSKDPGTFTLYAQPLPGKTPAELERALLAEIKKLQSKPPSEREVEKAKNGIEAGFVFAQDSLFYQALLLGQYEIAGDWRLIDQYLPRVRAVSAEDVRRVAATYLIADNLTAGVLDPLPPQPGKRMAPAPAPHGMVH
- a CDS encoding insulinase family protein; amino-acid sequence: MRWTMGLGLVALLGLGIGAARAGTPAATYSTLGNGVTLIVSEQRSVPAVMVQVTLDAGARRDPAGKEGVAHLAAELLTEGTARRSASEISDAIDFLGASLESAADADMVTVSLAVLRKDLDAGLDLLADVLLHPAFAEAELTRRREAVLAGIRAQEDQPGAVAGKAFQRALFGSEPYGHPDEGTLHSVPKITRADVVAFYRRHYRPRQALVTAVGDVATAEIQAKLEAVLGSWDGGPAAAFDYPAPQPVATSPVLIDKPLTQANIILGHRGVARDNPDYYALTVMNYILGGGGFSSRLLDNIRTRSGLAYSVGSMFSVNKAAGSFQVVMQTKNASAHDAIARAREEIDRIRREPVTDDEITEAKLYLTGSFPLRLDSNRKITGFLSQVEFYGLGRDYAETYPQRINAVTKEEVLRVAQLYLKPEQLLLVVVGNLSEISLSSAAQAP
- the gatA gene encoding Asp-tRNA(Asn)/Glu-tRNA(Gln) amidotransferase subunit GatA, producing MNELPLLTASELVALLAKRKLGAVELTAAFLDRIEKLDPLINSYITVTGEQALRQARRLDRARGRRGPLHGLPLAVKDLCATRGVRTTAGSKILADWVPDFEATAVARWRSVGAVVLGKLNLHEFAYGVSTDNPHHGATCNPWALDRIPGGSSGGSGAAVAASLCAGAIGTDTGGSIRIPAGACGVVGLKPTWGRVSRYGVVPLSWSLDHVGPLAKTVEDAALLLAAMAGADDHDPTCSTRRVGNYRAALRQPAQGLRVGVPREFFFDVVGDEVQAAFDAALTTLKRLGVRALPVSLPSLLQAQPAHLAIMMAEASAYHAVNLTRRADDFGADVRTFLEVGRLIPATAMIAAQRLRARLAAECTAAFARVDALVVPGIAVPAPRRSDTFVNIGNQALDVGSALSRNMGPFNLTGLPAISVPCGQARTGLPLAFQIAGPAFAESTILRLAHAYEQATEWHTLRPPLK
- a CDS encoding LLM class flavin-dependent oxidoreductase; amino-acid sequence: MEFGLQLASLEWPRLRDVAQAAEGLGFHALLVPDHIVAEGPERQVNADYLSYDPMIEVALMAEATKKVRVGHLVLCNLFRHPAITAQSLMSLDRLSGGRLIAGIGTGWTESEFKMTGIAFPEIGPRLRMLDESLTCMRSLWTKERTSFSGEFYRFDEAVLSPKPVQKPHPPIMLGGGGKGLLRVAARHADIVNVISDAGKPGYIKLENVAKLTDESFRAKVAFLRQEAARHGRDGNAIQISNMVFSTVVTDSPEATRMMAEGMAPMFNTTAEGMLHSPMALIGTPEQCVAELRRRQREWGVSQVLFSFSGEDVMRRLAEDVLRHV